The Amycolatopsis sp. NBC_01480 genome segment CTGACCGCCCTGAACGGCTGGCGACGCGGTGGGCGGCGAAAGAGGCCACGATGAAGGCGCTCAACCGGGGCATCGGCCGAGTCGGTCTTCTGGACGTCGAGGTCGCCGCCGCCGAAGGGCAGATGCCCACGCTGCTGCTGCACGGTCCCGCCGAAGAACGAGCCCTCGAACTGCAGCTCGACACCTGGTCGGTTTCACTCACCCACGAGGACCGCTGGGCCCTCGCCTTCGTTGTCGGAGCAGGAAACGGACCCCATGGACAACACCAGTGATGCACGGGCCGGCAGCGGCGCCGGCCAAGAGCCGACCGAGCAGGAGGTCGTCGGAAAGCAGCTGCGGATCGGGAGGGAGACCTTGGGACTGACCCAGGACGACGTCGCCGGAGTCCTCGGCATCCCCCGCACGAGCGTCGTCGCGATGGAAGGTGGCCGCCGCAACGTGACGGCTCTGGAGCTGCGGCGGCTAGCGCGGCTGTACCGCCGGAGCGTGCAGTGGCTGCTCGGCGAGGAAGAAGCAGCTGCCGAGGTCGACTCGGCGCTGTACCGTGCCACCTCGGAACTTTCCGAAGGAGACAAGGAGCAGGTGCTGCGCTTCGCGCAGTTCCTTGCCACCACGGACGGTCCCCCGTCGGGCACCGGACGCCGGCAGCCGCCGCCCTCATTCGCGCAGGGATCGCGCCCAGGCTCAGGGACGCCAGCACCATGATGGCCCCGTCACCGGGAGTCGGCCGCCGGAGGCGGGCCCTGCAGGCAGCCGCGAGCCTGCTCAAAGAACTGGACGTCGACGAAGACCGCCCGGTGGACGTTTTCGCGGCGATTGGCCGGCTCGACTTGTGGCTGGTCTTCCAGCCGTTTGAGTCGTTGCTGGGGGTGATGCTGCCGGAGGGCGGGATCATGCTTACCACCGAACGGCCACCGACGATCCAGCGCTTCACTGCAGCCCACGAAATCGCCCATTGGGTACTCGACCACAACCCCACGGCGTTCGACACCGAGGTCGACGTGCTCGGATCCGGCAGCCTCGAAAGGGAACGGCTCGCACAACTGTTCGGGTCTTACTTCATGATGCCGCCGTCGCTGGTTTACGGCACTGCGAGCCGGTACGGGGTAAGTTCCGGCAGACCACCGAACCCAGTCGAGGCTTATCTGATGGCTCGTGACATGGGAGTGAGCTACGAAGCCGCCGTACGACAGTTCAGCAACCTTCGGCTCATCGGGGGCCATGTCCGGGAAGCTTTGCTGAATGTGGCCCCGCTGCAGATCAAGAGCCAGCTCGCCCACGGGCACCGGCCTCGTGACGGGCGAGCGGACGTCTGGCCGGTCGACGAACGGGCGATGCACCACAGCGTCGCCGTGACGGTTGACGACGAGATCATCATTGGGCTCCCAGAGAATCGCTCGACCGGTTTCCGCTGGCTGGACGAGGCCGCGAACTCACGCCGCGCGATCGTCCGAGCCCGTCCCGCACCACCGCCATTTGCGGGCCCGAGGACCCCACCCGTGATCGCGACGGGTGAGCTCCGCTCGCGACGAACGGCTGCCGACGTGAACGCCGCGCTGTCCTTGTTGCCGCCAGCGCCGCGGCCAGGCATGGACGAGCTGGCGGCCGACTCGGATACCGACGAACTGGTGGTCGTCTTCGACTACCACCAGGCGGATGGTGACGACCGCGACGCCCTCCAGGCCGCACGGGACCGCCGCGTCGTCGCCGGTCGCGTTCCCGCGCCGTCCGCTGCGAACGACCACCCGGCCGCCTTGGCGGCAGAAGACGAGGCGGCGCAGCCCCCGGAGGACCCAGCACCGCGGATTGGTGCCACCGGGCGACGCTGGCTTGCCCTGCAGGCGAAAACAGAAGGTCACTTCACGTACGTGCTGCGCTACGCGGCACCGTACGATCCCGCCGGCTCACCGGCCGCCACGTTCACGGTGGAGGCCACTGTCGAACCGCGACCGGCGGTCGTGAACCGCCGCCGCCTGCTACAGGTGGATCTTCCCGGCCTCGACGGCGACGATCCGGCTGCACGGAACGAGCCGGACCGGTGACGGCGACCTCGGCGGCCGGTCACGGCCCCGCCGCACGAGCCGCGCGCCTCGCCGCGTCACTGGCGCGTCCCGACGTCGATCTTCGCGGGTCGCTGGACCCTGTCGTCATCACTCAGGGCGCACGTCCCCTCTGCGTGGCTTTCGCCGTCTCCGGTGGCCACGAAGCCGCACGGTCGCGAGACGGCTCGGCTCTCGAGCCCCGTGCTCCGGAAGCGATCTGGTGGGCCTGCACCGAGCGACGCCAGACAGGCAATGCCGGCATGCTGTTGGCCGACGCGGGCGCCGTTGTGGCCGACCTCGGGCAACCCACTCTCGCGGACTGGCCCTACAACCCCTGCTTGGGTACCGGTACCGAGGCGCCGCCGTCGGCCGCGGGCGCGCCCCCCTGGCCCAAGGCCGTCGTCCGCGGACTGCCGCTCGCGCACGACGGGGTCGAGGATCCGCTCGAGAACGCACTCGCGACGGGTATCCCGGTCGTCCTCGTCGTCGAGGTGACCGAGCAGTTCGCGGTCCCCGACGAGGGCGGTCACGTCGAGACACCCGACCTCCGTGTTCCTGTGGGCGGCTACCACGCCGTCTTGTGCGTCGGCGCGGCGACCGATCCCTGGCGCGGACGGCGGCTGCTCATCAGAAACAGCTGGGGCGATCACTGGGGCCTCGGCGGCTACTGCTGGCTGCCGATGGCCTACCTGGTCGCCTTTGTGCCGCAAGCTGCGGTGGTCGAGATGGGAGTGCGATGAACCTGGCCGACTACGAGCGAGCCGTTGCCGAAACCGACATCCTCGCGCCCGACGACCTGGTGCTTCCCATGCTTGGCTTGGCAGGAGAGGTCGGCAGCCTGGTAGCCGAATACAAGAAGCGCCAGCGCGACCACACCGGCTATCGGGCGTTCCCCGAAGAAGTACGCGAAGAGTTGGGGGACTTATTCTGGTACGCCACGGCGTTAGCCCGACGCTGCGGCCTTTCCCTTGAAGAGATTCTCGAAGACAACGTCCGGAAATCTCAGGAAAGGTTCCTCCGCCCGGATACACCTCCTCCGCACTCACTATTTGACGAACTCCTCCCAGAACACGAGTGCTTGCCGCGCCTGCTCGATGTGACTTTCACCGAAACGCTCGCGCACGATCGTGGCACCAAGCCGGTCCCTGTTGTGCGGATTCACCGAGGCGCCAGTGGTATCGGTGACCCTCTCGACGATAACAGTGACGATGACGATGACTACCGGTATCACGACGTGTTTCACCTCGCCTATATGGCCGTGCTCGGCTGGTCACCGGTGATGCGCAGTCTCTTGCGAGTCAAGCGCAGTACGGATCGCGATATCGACAGGGTCCAGGACGGCGGCCGTGCGATCGCCGTTGAGGAGGGCGTAAGCGCGTACGTATTTTCTGCCGCCCGCGCGCACAGTTACTTCCACACCAGCGCAATGGTCCCTGCGCAGATCGTCAAGGCTTGCCGTGCGATGACATCGCATCTTGAAGTGTCGAGGAGATCTGCTCAAGACTGGGAGTATGCAATTCTTTCCGGTTACCGAGCATTTCATAGTTTGGTTGAGAACCACGGAGGTACGGTTCATATAGACCTAAATGATCGAAGCCTGTCTTACAGGCGGACTTGATCCGTCAAGGTGACAGCCGGGGTCCTGTGGCGACCGGCGCCATGCCGCTCGATAACGGTCGTCGTGTAGAGGAAGGTGAATCTTGTGGGGGAAGGCGCGAGGCCATCTGGCAGGGCGAGCGGTCGCGGGCCCTGGGCTCCATCCGCCAGGCGCTCGACGCCTTAAGCGGCGGCCGGGCGCCGCAGCGCTACGCCGCGCTGTGAAACTACCTTGTGTACTGCATCGCGCACCGGCTGGCCCAGCAGACTGGCGACCTCACCCTCGGCGCCGCAGCAACGAAGTTCTACGGCGCTGCCCGCGCGGCCGGACGTGGAACGACCTGGCTGTCGAACCTCGCTGCGCCCGCCGAGAGAGGCACCAAATCGGCCGAACCCGCACTCGATCCACTCGACGAGCAGGCGATGAGCGGCGTGCTAGCCAACGCTGCTCGCATGGCCCGACCCTCGGTGTCGAAACCGAGGTCCAGCAAGCGCGTGCCGCGCTGCTGGGCAAGCCGCACAAACCCTACGAGGCCGCCCTGGGCCTGAGCGGTCCTGTAGCGACAAACCTGGACGCGCCGCCGCGGGATCGACTCGATCATCGGTGATGGCTGTCTCCGTCGCGCTGGGCCGGCGGCTCCACAAACTCACCACATGACGCAAGTTCTCAGCAATGATCAACATCCGATTCGATCCGTACATGCCAGAGCCTCCTGTACAGGGCCATCGACAAGATGCCAAAGATGATGAGGAGTGCAAAGGACCAGCTCAGGGCGATGGTCGGCGATAACGCGAGCGACCGGGTGAGGGAGTAGGTCCCGCCGCCGACGAAGCTGGCGACTGCGGTGGCAGACGTCTCCGAGAACGCGACTGCAGTGGCCACTGGGAACACCCTGTCGGAGGGCAACTCGTCCATGGCGGAAGCCGAGTACCTGGGATATGCGATCCCCATCCCCACCCCCGCGACGAACCAGCCGCCGATCAGGGCGACCAGTGCCGTGGTGCCACCTATGGTTGTTTGCGTAAGCAACGCAATAACCAGGCCGAGAGTAACGAGTACTAGACCAACAACTTCGGGCTTCCAAAGCCATCGATCCGCGAGCTCGGGCTTGAACCCGGTAAGCGACCACGCGAGCAGACCAGCTCCGACGGCGATGGTTCCGGCCACTATGCCGTGACCGAGCCCAGTGATCGCGGCGAGTGAGATGATGCCGGCGCCTCCGAAATAGCACAGACAGAGAAGGTGTAGCAGTACGACTTTGCCGAAGCGCGCCCGTTCTCGTCCAATTTGGATGCGAAGGATCCGCATGCTCGCGACTATGGAAAGGAGGCAGCCGCTCGCCAACAAGGCGATACCAACACGGCCTTTAGGCACGGTAGCGAGAGTTGCCAGGACAAGTCCACCCAACAAGGCGGTAGCCCAGGTGAGCGATGGACGCGTCGCCGTGCTGCGCTTCCATGGAACCAGACCGATCTGCTTCCCAATGAGAACACGACCGATAAGAACCAATATCGCCGGCCAGACCAGGGCGGCTCGCCAGCCAAATGCGATAGTGAACGCCGCGTTGACAACCGGTCCGATCACTGAGGGCAAGAGCCACATTATCGCGAACAGGCCGTAGACGCGGGTGCGCTCTTTGTCCTCAAACAATCCACCAAGGATAGATAGTCCGAACCCGGCGAGCATACCTCCGGCGAGGCCGCGAACAACGGTTCCGACGAGAATCATCGGCATCACAACGGCTCCGACTGCCAAGGCAGAACCAAGAACGTAGAGCATGGTCGCCACACTCAAAAGAGTAATAGGTCGAAGTCTGGAAAACGGGGCTGGGCCGATCGCCAGTACAAGTATCTGAGCGAATGATCCCGCAGCGAGTGTGGCTCCATACAAGCTCGTGCCATGCAAGTCCGCTGCGGCGATCGGAAGCACCGATGAGTAAGCGATGCTCTGAACAGCCCCGCCGAACTCGGTAAAAAGGAGAGCCATCAGCAGCAAACCACGGCGACCTGAGAAAATGACACGCAATCTCGTAGAAGATTCGACGACGGTTCGCCTCCCTTCTGTATCCAATCCATCACTCCAGCGATCGAGTGGTCGCTGGGTCGGCGACCGCCGCTGTCAGCCCGGACAGATACAGCCCAACCCAGTAGAACCTAAGCCATAGGGCTCGACCGAGCCAGCATGGCCCGCAGTCGCACCATGACCACCAGATCATCCGGCATCCTATAATGCATCGGCGATCCTGTCTATTTGATCCACGTTGCGACCCCAGCAGTAGCACATGACCTCGTCGACACCAAGATCTGCGTATTGTCCGATAGCCGTCCGGAGGCCCTGTGGAGTTGTGATCATGTATTCGACAATTCGGTCAGCTTCGCCCGTGTAATCATAATAATTCGTCAAGGTAGCTCGTGCGTCCTCGACGACATCCTCGCAGCCTAGAGCGACATAGCAATGGGCCACGACTCGCGGAGCGTCAGGACGGCCGGCCTCGCGCCAGTATCCGAGAAGTTCCTTGAGTAAGAAGCCAACATACTTCGGCGGGCCGGCTGCCAGATAGCCAGCACCCCATCGGGCGATTCGTGCAAGTGCAGGCGGATGAAAGGCGCCGAAAAGGATCTCGGGACCATTTGGGCAAGTAGGTTGTGGCCCGATGGGGCCGGTGTGCCCATCATAAGCCTCCCCGTTCCAAATGCGACGCATCTCAGCCACTTGCTCGTCGAGGCGTCGGCCACGCGTATGGCGGTCGATACCGACGACACGGTAGTCGTCGTATCGTATACCTCGATAGTTGCCGACGCCCAAGCCGAGAACGAACCGGCC includes the following:
- the acpS gene encoding holo-ACP synthase; translation: MTAILLRTGVDMVDVERLKRMIELSGTEFLESSWTAAEREYCADRPERLATRWAAKEATMKALNRGIGRVGLLDVEVAAAEGQMPTLLLHGPAEERALELQLDTWSVSLTHEDRWALAFVVGAGNGPHGQHQ
- a CDS encoding helix-turn-helix transcriptional regulator → MDNTSDARAGSGAGQEPTEQEVVGKQLRIGRETLGLTQDDVAGVLGIPRTSVVAMEGGRRNVTALELRRLARLYRRSVQWLLGEEEAAAEVDSALYRATSELSEGDKEQVLRFAQFLATTDGPPSGTGRRQPPPSFAQGSRPGSGTPAP
- a CDS encoding ImmA/IrrE family metallo-endopeptidase translates to MMAPSPGVGRRRRALQAAASLLKELDVDEDRPVDVFAAIGRLDLWLVFQPFESLLGVMLPEGGIMLTTERPPTIQRFTAAHEIAHWVLDHNPTAFDTEVDVLGSGSLERERLAQLFGSYFMMPPSLVYGTASRYGVSSGRPPNPVEAYLMARDMGVSYEAAVRQFSNLRLIGGHVREALLNVAPLQIKSQLAHGHRPRDGRADVWPVDERAMHHSVAVTVDDEIIIGLPENRSTGFRWLDEAANSRRAIVRARPAPPPFAGPRTPPVIATGELRSRRTAADVNAALSLLPPAPRPGMDELAADSDTDELVVVFDYHQADGDDRDALQAARDRRVVAGRVPAPSAANDHPAALAAEDEAAQPPEDPAPRIGATGRRWLALQAKTEGHFTYVLRYAAPYDPAGSPAATFTVEATVEPRPAVVNRRRLLQVDLPGLDGDDPAARNEPDR
- a CDS encoding C1 family peptidase produces the protein MTATSAAGHGPAARAARLAASLARPDVDLRGSLDPVVITQGARPLCVAFAVSGGHEAARSRDGSALEPRAPEAIWWACTERRQTGNAGMLLADAGAVVADLGQPTLADWPYNPCLGTGTEAPPSAAGAPPWPKAVVRGLPLAHDGVEDPLENALATGIPVVLVVEVTEQFAVPDEGGHVETPDLRVPVGGYHAVLCVGAATDPWRGRRLLIRNSWGDHWGLGGYCWLPMAYLVAFVPQAAVVEMGVR
- a CDS encoding nucleoside triphosphate pyrophosphohydrolase family protein; amino-acid sequence: MNLADYERAVAETDILAPDDLVLPMLGLAGEVGSLVAEYKKRQRDHTGYRAFPEEVREELGDLFWYATALARRCGLSLEEILEDNVRKSQERFLRPDTPPPHSLFDELLPEHECLPRLLDVTFTETLAHDRGTKPVPVVRIHRGASGIGDPLDDNSDDDDDYRYHDVFHLAYMAVLGWSPVMRSLLRVKRSTDRDIDRVQDGGRAIAVEEGVSAYVFSAARAHSYFHTSAMVPAQIVKACRAMTSHLEVSRRSAQDWEYAILSGYRAFHSLVENHGGTVHIDLNDRSLSYRRT
- a CDS encoding MFS transporter, coding for MALLFTEFGGAVQSIAYSSVLPIAAADLHGTSLYGATLAAGSFAQILVLAIGPAPFSRLRPITLLSVATMLYVLGSALAVGAVVMPMILVGTVVRGLAGGMLAGFGLSILGGLFEDKERTRVYGLFAIMWLLPSVIGPVVNAAFTIAFGWRAALVWPAILVLIGRVLIGKQIGLVPWKRSTATRPSLTWATALLGGLVLATLATVPKGRVGIALLASGCLLSIVASMRILRIQIGRERARFGKVVLLHLLCLCYFGGAGIISLAAITGLGHGIVAGTIAVGAGLLAWSLTGFKPELADRWLWKPEVVGLVLVTLGLVIALLTQTTIGGTTALVALIGGWFVAGVGMGIAYPRYSASAMDELPSDRVFPVATAVAFSETSATAVASFVGGGTYSLTRSLALSPTIALSWSFALLIIFGILSMALYRRLWHVRIESDVDHC
- a CDS encoding LLM class flavin-dependent oxidoreductase, which produces MKVGLGLPPHDPLSLIDWARRAEAGPFSTLGALDRVVFHNPDPLITLATLAGATTRIRLQTEVLLAPLRNTVLLAKQVASLDRMSGGRFVLGLGVGNYRGIRYDDYRVVGIDRHTRGRRLDEQVAEMRRIWNGEAYDGHTGPIGPQPTCPNGPEILFGAFHPPALARIARWGAGYLAAGPPKYVGFLLKELLGYWREAGRPDAPRVVAHCYVALGCEDVVEDARATLTNYYDYTGEADRIVEYMITTPQGLRTAIGQYADLGVDEVMCYCWGRNVDQIDRIADAL